A DNA window from Delphinus delphis chromosome 6, mDelDel1.2, whole genome shotgun sequence contains the following coding sequences:
- the KIF12 gene encoding kinesin-like protein KIF12 isoform X2 → MEGVYSQSQCGEGEGTGEGKERDSGGANPCAKQNMEERGSPDGDPARNLEQGPEGPETPIQVVLRVRPMSAAELRRGEQSVLHCSGTRTLQVSPPGGGPDVAFRFGAVLDGARTQEDVFRACGVRRLGDLALRGFSCTVFAFGQTGSGKTYTLTGPPPQGEGVPVPPSLAGITQRTFAWLLDRVQHLSAPVTLHASYLEIYNEQVRDLLSLGAPRPLPVRWNKTRGFYVEHLRVVEFGSLEALMELLQMGLSRRRSSAHTMNQASSRSHALLTLYISHQTQMPPVDPGEPPAGGKLCFVDLAGSEKVAATGSRGELMTEANSINRSLLALGHCISLLLDPQRKQNHIPFRDSKLTKLLADSLGGRGVTLMVACVSPSAQCLPETLSTLRYASRAQRITTRPQAPKSPVAKPPQHLETELLQLQEENHRLRSQLGQMDPKASGLTGPRVSWAQRNLYGMLQEFMLENERLRKEKRQLQSSRDLAQDEQRILAQQVHELERRLLSACYLPQPGPGPAPPCPCVMVPPAPCHALPPLCPCPCCHLCPLCQAPLAFWACPRRELHLPQVFGSKAPADMPLSARPPPWVPPCSPGSAKCSRERSHSDWIQTQVLAEMLTKEEVVPSAPPLPMGPLNTSPVLRGGAAVPNLARRLEALKDQIGSSLGRGRSQPPPSEGT, encoded by the exons ATGGAAGGTGTGTATAGCCAGTCCCAGTGTGGTGAAGGGGAGGGTACTGGGGAGGGAAAAGAACGAGACTCGGGCGGAGCTAACCCGTGTGCAAAGCAGAACATGGAGGAACGCGGGTCCCCCGACGG GGACCCCGCGCGGAACCTGGAGCAGGGACCAGAGGGGCCAGAAACGCCCATCCAGGTGGTGCTCAG GGTGCGTCCCATGAGCGCGGCGGAGCTGCGTCGAGGGGAGCAGAGCGTGCTGCACTGCTCAGGGACCCGGACTCTGCAG GTGAGCCCCCCCGGCGGGGGCCCCGACGTGGCGTTCCGCTTCGGCGCAGTGCTGGACGGGGCGCGCACGCAAGAAGACGTGTTCCGGGCCTGCGGCGTGCGGCGCCTGGGCGACCTGGCGCTGCGCGG CTTCTCCTGCACCGTCTTCGCCTTCGGCCAGACCGGCTCTGGGAAGACCTACACCCTGACCGGACCTCCTCCCCAG GGGGAGGGCGTGCCCGTACCCCCCAGCCTGGCCGGCATCACGCAGAGGACCTTCGCCTGGCTGTTGGACCGCGTGCAGCACCTCAGTGCCCCTGTCACTCTCCATGCCTCCTATCTGGAGATCTACAATGAGCAG GTCCGAGACTTGCTGAGCCTAGGGGCTCCCCGGCCCCTCCCTGTTCGCTGGAACAAGACGCGGGGCTTCTACGTGGAGCATCTGCGGGTGGTGGAGTTTGGGAGTCTGGAGGCCCTGATGGAACTTCTGCAAATGG GTCTTAGCCGTAGAAGGAGCTCAGCTCACACCATGAACCAGGCCTCCAGCCGAAGCCATGCCCTGCTCACACTATACATCAGCCACCAAACT caGATGCCGCCTGTAGATCCCGGGGAACCCCCTGCCGGGGGGAAGCTGTGCTTTGTAGACCTGGCTGGCAGTGAGAAGGTGGCAGCCACAGGATCCCGTGGGGAGCTGATGACTGAGGCCAACAGCATCAACCGCAGCCTGCTGGCCCTGG GTCACTGCATCTCCCTGCTGCTGGACCCACAGCGGAAGCAGAACCACATCCCCTTCCGGGACAGCAAGCTCACCAAGCTGCTGGCGGACTCGCTGGGGGGGCGTGGGGTGACCCTCATG GTGGCCTGCGTGTCCCCCTCAGCCCAGTGCCTTCCCGAGACCCTCAGCACCCTGCGATATGCAAGCCGAGCTCAGCGGATCACCACTCGGCCCCAGGCCCCCAAG TCCCCTGTGGCAAAGCCACCCCAGCATTTGGAGACTGAGCTATTGCAGCTCCAGGAGGAGAACCATCGCCTGCGGTCCCAACTGGGCCAAATGGACCCCAAAG CCTCTGGACTCACTGGGCCCCGGGTGTCCTGGGCTCAGCGGAACCTCTACGGGATGCTGCAGGAGTTCATGCTGGAGAACGAGAGGCTCAG GAAAGAGAAGAGGCAGCTGCAGAGCAGCCGGGACCTGGCCCAAGATGAGCAGCGCATCCTAGCTCAGCAGGTCCACGAGCTGGAGAG GCGCCTCCTCTCTGCCTGCTACCTTCCCCAGCCGGGCCCTGGCCCAGCCCCACCGTGTCCCTGTGTGATGGTGCCACCTGCCCCCTGCCAC GCCCTGCCgcctctctgcccctgcccctgctgccACCTCTGCCCCCTGTGCCAAGCGCCACTGGCCTTCTGGGCCTGCCCACGGAGGGAGCTCCACCTGCCCCAG GTGTTTGGCTCTAAGGCCCCAGCTGACATGCCCCTGTCTGCCCGGCCCCCACCCTGGGTGCCCCCATGTAGCCCTGGCTCTGCCAAGTGCTCAAGAGAGAG GAGTCACAGCGACTGGATTCAGACCCAGGTCCTGGCAGAAATGCTGACCAAGGAGGAAGTGGTACCCTCTGCACCTCCCCTGCCCATGGGGCCCCTGAACACATCGCCAGTGCttagag GTGGGGCTGCAGTTCCAAACCTGGCCCGGAGACTGGAGGCCCTCAAAGACCAAATCGGCAGCTCCCTTGGACGTGGCCGGAGCCAGCCACCCCCCAGTGAAGGCACCTGA
- the AMBP gene encoding protein AMBP — protein sequence MQSLRALLLQLTACLAVSASPVTTLPDDIQVQENFDLSRIYGKWFHVAVGSTCPWLKRFKDKMTMSSLVLGEGATDREISVTNTHWRKGVCEAISGAYEKTGTDGKFFYHKPKWNITMESYVVHTNYDEYAIFLTKKFSHRHGPTITAKLYGREPQLRETLLEQFREVALGVGIPEDSIFRMPDRGECVPGEQEPAPTPLSRARRAVLPQEEEGSGAGQLVTDFGKKEDSCQLGYSQGPCLGMIQRYFYNGSSMACETFHYGGCMGNGNNFVSEKECLQTCRTVEACNLPIVPGPCRGSTQLWAFDAVKGKCVLFIYGGCKGNSNQFYSEKECKEYCGIPGEGEEELLRFSS from the exons ATGCAGAGTCTACGGGCCCTGCTCTTGCAGCTGACCGCCTGCCTGGCGGTGAGTGCCAGCCCTGTGACGACGTTGCCCGACGACATCCAAGTGCAGGAGAACTTCGACCTGTCTAGG ATCTACGGGAAATGGTTCCACGTGGCCGTGGGTTCCACCTGCCCGTGGCTGAAGAGGTTCAAGGACAAGATGACCATGAGCTCGCTGGTGCTGGGAGAGGGAGCAACggacagggagatcagcgtgACTAATACTCACTGGCG GAAAGGTGTCTGTGAGGCGATCTCTGGGGCTTATGAGAAAACAGGCACTGACGGAAAGTTCTTCTATCACAAACCCA AATGGAACATCACCATGGAGTCCTATGTGGTCCACACCAACTATGATGAGTATGCCATTTTTCTGACCAAGAAATTCAGCCACCGCCATGGACCCACCATTACTGCCAAGCTCTATG GACGGGAGCCACAGCTTCGGGAAACCCTGCTGGAGCAGTTCAGGGAAGTTGCCCTGGGTGTGGGCATCCCTGAGGACTCCATCTTCAGGATGCCCGACAGAG GTGAGTGTGTCCCTGGGGAGCAGGAACCAGCGCCCACTCCACTCTCG aGAGCCCGGCGGGCTGTTCTgccccaggaagaggaaggatCAGGGGCTGGACAACTAGTAACTGATTTCGGCAAGAAGGAAG ATTCCTGCCAGCTGGGCTACTCACAAGGTCCTTGCCTGGGGATGATTCAGAGGTATTTCTATAACGGCTCATCCATGGCCTGCGAGACCTTCCACTATGGCGGCTGCATGGGGAACGGCAACAACTTTGTCTCAGAGAAGGAGTGTCTGCAGACCTGCCGGACCGTGG aGGCCTGCAATCTCCCCATAGTCCCTGGCCCCTGCCGAGGCTCCACCCAGCTCTGGGCATTTGATGCTGTCAAGGGGAAGTGCGTCCTCTTCATCTACGGGGGCTGCAAGGGCAACAGCAACCAGTTCTACTCAGAGAAGGAGTGCAAGGAGTACTGTGGCATTCCTGGTGAAG GGGAGGAGGAGTTGCTGCGCTTCTCCAGCTGA
- the KIF12 gene encoding kinesin-like protein KIF12 isoform X1 — MEERGSPDGDPARNLEQGPEGPETPIQVVLRVRPMSAAELRRGEQSVLHCSGTRTLQVRTSHALPQKHLPGRCQVPPGQFPPGPALPQVSPALPRVPRPLLHGPLSQVSPPGGGPDVAFRFGAVLDGARTQEDVFRACGVRRLGDLALRGFSCTVFAFGQTGSGKTYTLTGPPPQGEGVPVPPSLAGITQRTFAWLLDRVQHLSAPVTLHASYLEIYNEQVRDLLSLGAPRPLPVRWNKTRGFYVEHLRVVEFGSLEALMELLQMGLSRRRSSAHTMNQASSRSHALLTLYISHQTQMPPVDPGEPPAGGKLCFVDLAGSEKVAATGSRGELMTEANSINRSLLALGHCISLLLDPQRKQNHIPFRDSKLTKLLADSLGGRGVTLMVACVSPSAQCLPETLSTLRYASRAQRITTRPQAPKSPVAKPPQHLETELLQLQEENHRLRSQLGQMDPKASGLTGPRVSWAQRNLYGMLQEFMLENERLRKEKRQLQSSRDLAQDEQRILAQQVHELERRLLSACYLPQPGPGPAPPCPCVMVPPAPCHALPPLCPCPCCHLCPLCQAPLAFWACPRRELHLPQVFGSKAPADMPLSARPPPWVPPCSPGSAKCSRERSHSDWIQTQVLAEMLTKEEVVPSAPPLPMGPLNTSPVLRGGAAVPNLARRLEALKDQIGSSLGRGRSQPPPSEGT, encoded by the exons ATGGAGGAACGCGGGTCCCCCGACGG GGACCCCGCGCGGAACCTGGAGCAGGGACCAGAGGGGCCAGAAACGCCCATCCAGGTGGTGCTCAG GGTGCGTCCCATGAGCGCGGCGGAGCTGCGTCGAGGGGAGCAGAGCGTGCTGCACTGCTCAGGGACCCGGACTCTGCAGGTGAGGACCTCCCACGCACTCCCCCAAAAACACCTACCGGGAAGATGCCAGGTCCCTCCAGGCCAATTTCCCCCAGGCCCCGCACTCCCCCAGGTGAGCCCCGCCCTCCCCAGAGTGCCCCGCCCCCTTCTCCACGGCCCCCTCTCCCAGGTGAGCCCCCCCGGCGGGGGCCCCGACGTGGCGTTCCGCTTCGGCGCAGTGCTGGACGGGGCGCGCACGCAAGAAGACGTGTTCCGGGCCTGCGGCGTGCGGCGCCTGGGCGACCTGGCGCTGCGCGG CTTCTCCTGCACCGTCTTCGCCTTCGGCCAGACCGGCTCTGGGAAGACCTACACCCTGACCGGACCTCCTCCCCAG GGGGAGGGCGTGCCCGTACCCCCCAGCCTGGCCGGCATCACGCAGAGGACCTTCGCCTGGCTGTTGGACCGCGTGCAGCACCTCAGTGCCCCTGTCACTCTCCATGCCTCCTATCTGGAGATCTACAATGAGCAG GTCCGAGACTTGCTGAGCCTAGGGGCTCCCCGGCCCCTCCCTGTTCGCTGGAACAAGACGCGGGGCTTCTACGTGGAGCATCTGCGGGTGGTGGAGTTTGGGAGTCTGGAGGCCCTGATGGAACTTCTGCAAATGG GTCTTAGCCGTAGAAGGAGCTCAGCTCACACCATGAACCAGGCCTCCAGCCGAAGCCATGCCCTGCTCACACTATACATCAGCCACCAAACT caGATGCCGCCTGTAGATCCCGGGGAACCCCCTGCCGGGGGGAAGCTGTGCTTTGTAGACCTGGCTGGCAGTGAGAAGGTGGCAGCCACAGGATCCCGTGGGGAGCTGATGACTGAGGCCAACAGCATCAACCGCAGCCTGCTGGCCCTGG GTCACTGCATCTCCCTGCTGCTGGACCCACAGCGGAAGCAGAACCACATCCCCTTCCGGGACAGCAAGCTCACCAAGCTGCTGGCGGACTCGCTGGGGGGGCGTGGGGTGACCCTCATG GTGGCCTGCGTGTCCCCCTCAGCCCAGTGCCTTCCCGAGACCCTCAGCACCCTGCGATATGCAAGCCGAGCTCAGCGGATCACCACTCGGCCCCAGGCCCCCAAG TCCCCTGTGGCAAAGCCACCCCAGCATTTGGAGACTGAGCTATTGCAGCTCCAGGAGGAGAACCATCGCCTGCGGTCCCAACTGGGCCAAATGGACCCCAAAG CCTCTGGACTCACTGGGCCCCGGGTGTCCTGGGCTCAGCGGAACCTCTACGGGATGCTGCAGGAGTTCATGCTGGAGAACGAGAGGCTCAG GAAAGAGAAGAGGCAGCTGCAGAGCAGCCGGGACCTGGCCCAAGATGAGCAGCGCATCCTAGCTCAGCAGGTCCACGAGCTGGAGAG GCGCCTCCTCTCTGCCTGCTACCTTCCCCAGCCGGGCCCTGGCCCAGCCCCACCGTGTCCCTGTGTGATGGTGCCACCTGCCCCCTGCCAC GCCCTGCCgcctctctgcccctgcccctgctgccACCTCTGCCCCCTGTGCCAAGCGCCACTGGCCTTCTGGGCCTGCCCACGGAGGGAGCTCCACCTGCCCCAG GTGTTTGGCTCTAAGGCCCCAGCTGACATGCCCCTGTCTGCCCGGCCCCCACCCTGGGTGCCCCCATGTAGCCCTGGCTCTGCCAAGTGCTCAAGAGAGAG GAGTCACAGCGACTGGATTCAGACCCAGGTCCTGGCAGAAATGCTGACCAAGGAGGAAGTGGTACCCTCTGCACCTCCCCTGCCCATGGGGCCCCTGAACACATCGCCAGTGCttagag GTGGGGCTGCAGTTCCAAACCTGGCCCGGAGACTGGAGGCCCTCAAAGACCAAATCGGCAGCTCCCTTGGACGTGGCCGGAGCCAGCCACCCCCCAGTGAAGGCACCTGA
- the KIF12 gene encoding kinesin-like protein KIF12 isoform X3, producing MEGVYSQSQCGEGEGTGEGKERDSGGANPCAKQNMEERGSPDGDPARNLEQGPEGPETPIQVVLRVRPMSAAELRRGEQSVLHCSGTRTLQVSPPGGGPDVAFRFGAVLDGARTQEDVFRACGVRRLGDLALRGFSCTVFAFGQTGSGKTYTLTGPPPQGEGVPVPPSLAGITQRTFAWLLDRVQHLSAPVTLHASYLEIYNEQVRDLLSLGAPRPLPVRWNKTRGFYVEHLRVVEFGSLEALMELLQMGLSRRRSSAHTMNQASSRSHALLTLYISHQTMPPVDPGEPPAGGKLCFVDLAGSEKVAATGSRGELMTEANSINRSLLALGHCISLLLDPQRKQNHIPFRDSKLTKLLADSLGGRGVTLMVACVSPSAQCLPETLSTLRYASRAQRITTRPQAPKSPVAKPPQHLETELLQLQEENHRLRSQLGQMDPKASGLTGPRVSWAQRNLYGMLQEFMLENERLRKEKRQLQSSRDLAQDEQRILAQQVHELERRLLSACYLPQPGPGPAPPCPCVMVPPAPCHALPPLCPCPCCHLCPLCQAPLAFWACPRRELHLPQVFGSKAPADMPLSARPPPWVPPCSPGSAKCSRERSHSDWIQTQVLAEMLTKEEVVPSAPPLPMGPLNTSPVLRGGAAVPNLARRLEALKDQIGSSLGRGRSQPPPSEGT from the exons ATGGAAGGTGTGTATAGCCAGTCCCAGTGTGGTGAAGGGGAGGGTACTGGGGAGGGAAAAGAACGAGACTCGGGCGGAGCTAACCCGTGTGCAAAGCAGAACATGGAGGAACGCGGGTCCCCCGACGG GGACCCCGCGCGGAACCTGGAGCAGGGACCAGAGGGGCCAGAAACGCCCATCCAGGTGGTGCTCAG GGTGCGTCCCATGAGCGCGGCGGAGCTGCGTCGAGGGGAGCAGAGCGTGCTGCACTGCTCAGGGACCCGGACTCTGCAG GTGAGCCCCCCCGGCGGGGGCCCCGACGTGGCGTTCCGCTTCGGCGCAGTGCTGGACGGGGCGCGCACGCAAGAAGACGTGTTCCGGGCCTGCGGCGTGCGGCGCCTGGGCGACCTGGCGCTGCGCGG CTTCTCCTGCACCGTCTTCGCCTTCGGCCAGACCGGCTCTGGGAAGACCTACACCCTGACCGGACCTCCTCCCCAG GGGGAGGGCGTGCCCGTACCCCCCAGCCTGGCCGGCATCACGCAGAGGACCTTCGCCTGGCTGTTGGACCGCGTGCAGCACCTCAGTGCCCCTGTCACTCTCCATGCCTCCTATCTGGAGATCTACAATGAGCAG GTCCGAGACTTGCTGAGCCTAGGGGCTCCCCGGCCCCTCCCTGTTCGCTGGAACAAGACGCGGGGCTTCTACGTGGAGCATCTGCGGGTGGTGGAGTTTGGGAGTCTGGAGGCCCTGATGGAACTTCTGCAAATGG GTCTTAGCCGTAGAAGGAGCTCAGCTCACACCATGAACCAGGCCTCCAGCCGAAGCCATGCCCTGCTCACACTATACATCAGCCACCAAACT ATGCCGCCTGTAGATCCCGGGGAACCCCCTGCCGGGGGGAAGCTGTGCTTTGTAGACCTGGCTGGCAGTGAGAAGGTGGCAGCCACAGGATCCCGTGGGGAGCTGATGACTGAGGCCAACAGCATCAACCGCAGCCTGCTGGCCCTGG GTCACTGCATCTCCCTGCTGCTGGACCCACAGCGGAAGCAGAACCACATCCCCTTCCGGGACAGCAAGCTCACCAAGCTGCTGGCGGACTCGCTGGGGGGGCGTGGGGTGACCCTCATG GTGGCCTGCGTGTCCCCCTCAGCCCAGTGCCTTCCCGAGACCCTCAGCACCCTGCGATATGCAAGCCGAGCTCAGCGGATCACCACTCGGCCCCAGGCCCCCAAG TCCCCTGTGGCAAAGCCACCCCAGCATTTGGAGACTGAGCTATTGCAGCTCCAGGAGGAGAACCATCGCCTGCGGTCCCAACTGGGCCAAATGGACCCCAAAG CCTCTGGACTCACTGGGCCCCGGGTGTCCTGGGCTCAGCGGAACCTCTACGGGATGCTGCAGGAGTTCATGCTGGAGAACGAGAGGCTCAG GAAAGAGAAGAGGCAGCTGCAGAGCAGCCGGGACCTGGCCCAAGATGAGCAGCGCATCCTAGCTCAGCAGGTCCACGAGCTGGAGAG GCGCCTCCTCTCTGCCTGCTACCTTCCCCAGCCGGGCCCTGGCCCAGCCCCACCGTGTCCCTGTGTGATGGTGCCACCTGCCCCCTGCCAC GCCCTGCCgcctctctgcccctgcccctgctgccACCTCTGCCCCCTGTGCCAAGCGCCACTGGCCTTCTGGGCCTGCCCACGGAGGGAGCTCCACCTGCCCCAG GTGTTTGGCTCTAAGGCCCCAGCTGACATGCCCCTGTCTGCCCGGCCCCCACCCTGGGTGCCCCCATGTAGCCCTGGCTCTGCCAAGTGCTCAAGAGAGAG GAGTCACAGCGACTGGATTCAGACCCAGGTCCTGGCAGAAATGCTGACCAAGGAGGAAGTGGTACCCTCTGCACCTCCCCTGCCCATGGGGCCCCTGAACACATCGCCAGTGCttagag GTGGGGCTGCAGTTCCAAACCTGGCCCGGAGACTGGAGGCCCTCAAAGACCAAATCGGCAGCTCCCTTGGACGTGGCCGGAGCCAGCCACCCCCCAGTGAAGGCACCTGA
- the KIF12 gene encoding kinesin-like protein KIF12 isoform X4: MEGVYSQSQCGEGEGTGEGKERDSGGANPCAKQNMEERGSPDGDPARNLEQGPEGPETPIQVVLRVRPMSAAELRRGEQSVLHCSGTRTLQVSPPGGGPDVAFRFGAVLDGARTQEDVFRACGVRRLGDLALRGFSCTVFAFGQTGSGKTYTLTGPPPQGEGVPVPPSLAGITQRTFAWLLDRVQHLSAPVTLHASYLEIYNEQVRDLLSLGAPRPLPVRWNKTRGFYVEHLRVVEFGSLEALMELLQMGLSRRRSSAHTMNQASSRSHALLTLYISHQTQMPPVDPGEPPAGGKLCFVDLAGSEKVAATGSRGELMTEANSINRSLLALGHCISLLLDPQRKQNHIPFRDSKLTKLLADSLGGRGVTLMVACVSPSAQCLPETLSTLRYASRAQRITTRPQAPKSPVAKPPQHLETELLQLQEENHRLRSQLGQMDPKASGLTGPRVSWAQRNLYGMLQEFMLENERLRKEKRQLQSSRDLAQDEQRILAQQVHELERRLLSACYLPQPGPGPAPPCPCVMVPPAPCHALPPLCPCPCCHLCPLCQAPLAFWACPRRELHLPQVFGSKAPADMPLSARPPPWVPPCSPGSAKCSRERWGCSSKPGPETGGPQRPNRQLPWTWPEPATPQ; this comes from the exons ATGGAAGGTGTGTATAGCCAGTCCCAGTGTGGTGAAGGGGAGGGTACTGGGGAGGGAAAAGAACGAGACTCGGGCGGAGCTAACCCGTGTGCAAAGCAGAACATGGAGGAACGCGGGTCCCCCGACGG GGACCCCGCGCGGAACCTGGAGCAGGGACCAGAGGGGCCAGAAACGCCCATCCAGGTGGTGCTCAG GGTGCGTCCCATGAGCGCGGCGGAGCTGCGTCGAGGGGAGCAGAGCGTGCTGCACTGCTCAGGGACCCGGACTCTGCAG GTGAGCCCCCCCGGCGGGGGCCCCGACGTGGCGTTCCGCTTCGGCGCAGTGCTGGACGGGGCGCGCACGCAAGAAGACGTGTTCCGGGCCTGCGGCGTGCGGCGCCTGGGCGACCTGGCGCTGCGCGG CTTCTCCTGCACCGTCTTCGCCTTCGGCCAGACCGGCTCTGGGAAGACCTACACCCTGACCGGACCTCCTCCCCAG GGGGAGGGCGTGCCCGTACCCCCCAGCCTGGCCGGCATCACGCAGAGGACCTTCGCCTGGCTGTTGGACCGCGTGCAGCACCTCAGTGCCCCTGTCACTCTCCATGCCTCCTATCTGGAGATCTACAATGAGCAG GTCCGAGACTTGCTGAGCCTAGGGGCTCCCCGGCCCCTCCCTGTTCGCTGGAACAAGACGCGGGGCTTCTACGTGGAGCATCTGCGGGTGGTGGAGTTTGGGAGTCTGGAGGCCCTGATGGAACTTCTGCAAATGG GTCTTAGCCGTAGAAGGAGCTCAGCTCACACCATGAACCAGGCCTCCAGCCGAAGCCATGCCCTGCTCACACTATACATCAGCCACCAAACT caGATGCCGCCTGTAGATCCCGGGGAACCCCCTGCCGGGGGGAAGCTGTGCTTTGTAGACCTGGCTGGCAGTGAGAAGGTGGCAGCCACAGGATCCCGTGGGGAGCTGATGACTGAGGCCAACAGCATCAACCGCAGCCTGCTGGCCCTGG GTCACTGCATCTCCCTGCTGCTGGACCCACAGCGGAAGCAGAACCACATCCCCTTCCGGGACAGCAAGCTCACCAAGCTGCTGGCGGACTCGCTGGGGGGGCGTGGGGTGACCCTCATG GTGGCCTGCGTGTCCCCCTCAGCCCAGTGCCTTCCCGAGACCCTCAGCACCCTGCGATATGCAAGCCGAGCTCAGCGGATCACCACTCGGCCCCAGGCCCCCAAG TCCCCTGTGGCAAAGCCACCCCAGCATTTGGAGACTGAGCTATTGCAGCTCCAGGAGGAGAACCATCGCCTGCGGTCCCAACTGGGCCAAATGGACCCCAAAG CCTCTGGACTCACTGGGCCCCGGGTGTCCTGGGCTCAGCGGAACCTCTACGGGATGCTGCAGGAGTTCATGCTGGAGAACGAGAGGCTCAG GAAAGAGAAGAGGCAGCTGCAGAGCAGCCGGGACCTGGCCCAAGATGAGCAGCGCATCCTAGCTCAGCAGGTCCACGAGCTGGAGAG GCGCCTCCTCTCTGCCTGCTACCTTCCCCAGCCGGGCCCTGGCCCAGCCCCACCGTGTCCCTGTGTGATGGTGCCACCTGCCCCCTGCCAC GCCCTGCCgcctctctgcccctgcccctgctgccACCTCTGCCCCCTGTGCCAAGCGCCACTGGCCTTCTGGGCCTGCCCACGGAGGGAGCTCCACCTGCCCCAG GTGTTTGGCTCTAAGGCCCCAGCTGACATGCCCCTGTCTGCCCGGCCCCCACCCTGGGTGCCCCCATGTAGCCCTGGCTCTGCCAAGTGCTCAAGAGAGAG GTGGGGCTGCAGTTCCAAACCTGGCCCGGAGACTGGAGGCCCTCAAAGACCAAATCGGCAGCTCCCTTGGACGTGGCCGGAGCCAGCCACCCCCCAGTGA